From a single Nicotiana tomentosiformis chromosome 2, ASM39032v3, whole genome shotgun sequence genomic region:
- the LOC104109517 gene encoding uncharacterized protein: MLSPDFGGTKVEALSIVLHYLPHFLDGSSKTAIKAQFLADHLAENPLDEEYEKLKTYFLDEEVIYVDEADHDEKSGWKLFFDGAANIKGVGIWAVFNPETRLHYPVTAQLRFYCTNNIVEYEACILGLRLAIDMGVQEILVLGDSDLLVHQIQGEWETRDLKLIPYRQCLHDLCQRFRSVEFRHIPRIHSKISDALATLASMLHHPDKTYIDPLHIQVRDQHAHCNVVMVRTIRRLASGVFLSGGILYKRTPDLGLLRCIDAKQASTIMAEVHSGVCGPHMSEYVLAKKILRIGYYWLTMERDCISFVRKCHQCQAHGDLIHSPPSELHTMSAPWPFVSWGMDFIGPIEPKESNGHRFILVAIDYFTKWIKAVTFQFVTKKAVVDFVHSNIICRFRIPKFKIMHRNSTMYRPKAIRVVEAANKNVKKILRYRTTVRTSVGATPYLMVYGTEVVIPAEVKIPSLRIVAEAEIDDDEWVKTRLEQLSLIDEKRLAAVCHRQLYQKRMEIPYNKKVRPRKFEVGQLVLKCILPHEVEAKGKLAPNWQGSFIVTKALPNGALSLTDIEGKYADMAINSDAVKRYYV, encoded by the exons atgttgAGCCCTGACTTTGGTGgcacaaaagttgaagcattatctatcgtcctacactacttacctcatttcttAGATGGATCCTCTaag acCGCAATAAAAGCCCAATTCTTGGCCGACCACTTGGCCGAGAATCCACTGGATGAAGAATATGAGAAACTGAAGACTTATTTTCTTGATGAAGAAGTGATATATGTTGATGAGGCTGATCATGATGAAAAGTcaggttggaaactcttctttgatggagctgctaaCATAAAAGGTGTCGGAATATGGGCTGTATTCAATCCTGAAACAAGGCTTCACTACCCCGTAACAGCTCAACTTCGATTTTATTGCACCAACAACATCGTTGAATACGAGGCATGCATTTTGGGTTTGAGGCTAGCTATAGACATGGGAGTTCAGGAAATATTAgttttgggagattcagatttgttggttcaccagattcagggagaatgggagacTCGGGATTTGAAACTCATACCGTATCGACAGTGTTtgcatgatctttgtcaacgattcaggtcagtagaattcaggcatattcccaggattcatAGTAAGATCTCCGATGCTTTGGCTACTCTAGCGTCAATGTTACACCATCCGGATAAGACTTACATCGACCCTCTACATATCCAAGTCCGTGATCAGCATGCCCATTGCAATGTGGTTATGGTGAGAACCATTCGACGTCTGGCTAGTGGAgttttcttaagtgggggaatcTTGTACAAGAGGACTCCAGATCTAGGACTACTAAGGTGCATAGATGCTAAACAAGCTTCTACCATCATGGCCGAAGTGCATTCCGgagtttgcggaccgcatatgagTGAGTATGTCTTGGCAAAGAAGATACTTCGAAtaggttattattggctcaccatggaacgagattgcatcagctttgttcgcaaatgtcatcaatgccaggcgcacggtgatttgattcattccccgccatctgagttacacacaatgtctgcaccttggccttttgtttCTTGGGGCATGGATTTCATTGGACCAATTGAGCCGAAAGAGTCAAACgggcataggtttattctggtggccattgattactttaccaagtggATCAAAGCTGTAACTTTCCAGTTTGTGACCAAGAAGGcggtggtagattttgttcattcaaatATCATTTGCCGGTTCAGAATTCCCAAG TTCAAGATTATGCATCGAAACTCCACTATGTATCGTCCTAAGGCAATCAGAGTtgttgaggctgctaacaagaacgtaaagaagatacttc gttatcgcactactgttcgcacttcagtaggtgcaactccttatttgaTGGTATATGGAACAGAGGTAGTTATACCTGCGGAAGTTAAGATTCCATCCCTTCGGATCGTTGctgaagctgaaattgatgatgatgagtgggtcaaaacccggctagagcagttgagtttgattgatgaaaaacgatTGGCAGCAGTATGTCATCGTCAATTGTATCAGAAAAGAATGGAAATACcatacaacaagaaggtgcgtccACGAAAATTTGAAGTGGGCCAGCTAGTATTGAAATGCATCCTTCCACATGAAGttgaagctaaaggcaagttaGCCCCAAACTGGCAGGGGTCGTTCATTGTGACAAAGGCAttgcccaatggtgctttgtCTTTAACAGACATAGAAGGCAAATATGCggatatggctatcaattctgatgcagtcaagagatattatgtatga